ttttcattcttttagataATGAGAGTGAAAACAATGGATTCATGCCAAAGTtggacatttttgaaaaaatggaaTCACAGAGGATTCTATCAGGAAGAATTTCAGGATTCATGTCAGAAGGAACTGCTGAGCCTCAAGACATCTGTAAGTCTGCAGGCAGGCTAAAGaagcaatgggaaaaagaatcaGGGGGTGCTCAGAGACCATCATCTGCTCAGGATGGAGGTTTTAGTAAAATCCTTACCCACAAAAATATACTTACAGGTAGCATTAGCCATGATGGTTGTGAGAGAAGCTTAAACCTGAATTCAAGTGAATTGACACACCAGAAATCTTGTAAACACGGTACCTATGACCAAAGTTTCAAATGGAATCCAGATTTTATTAAGCATCAAAGAATTTATGTTGGAGAGAAAATTCACCAATATGGAACATCTCTCAAGAGCTCAAACCTTATTAAACATGCAGCAATTTTTAGTGGGGAGAAAACCCACCagtgtaatgaatgtgggaaagcttttaGACATAGCTCAAAGCTTATCAGGCATCAGAGAATCCACACTGGAGAGAGGCCTTATGAATGTAATGAGTGTGGGAAAGGCTTTGGGGGGAGTTCAGATCTTATTagacaccagagaattcacactggagaaagaCCCTTTGAATGCAAAGAATGTGGGAGAGCATTCAGCCTGAACTCCCATCTCATCTtgcatcagagaattcacaccagagagaaaccctatgaatgtagtgaatgtgggaaaaccttcagaGTGAGCTCACACCTCATTCGACACCTGAGAatccacacaggagagaaaccctatgaatgcaACGAGTGTGGGAGAGCCTTCAGTCAGAGTTCACACCTTCGTCAACACCAAAGAATTCATAAGAGGGAAAACCTGTTAATGTAAAGAACTTAAATTttcatggaaatgcaaaagaaatagCAACatgaaaaatactgaataaaaaataTGGAGTGAGATGAATGACTAAAAGACcagtctctcttttctctcattctgagGCTTAGTGTTTTGCTTATGGTCTTCACCTATTGGGGCGGGGGAATGCTTTCTGTGAGTCAGGATCTTCCTCTCTTCTATTGACTGCTAAAGTCAAGCCAGAAGAGCAGAATTTGGAGGAGACTAATAAAAAGTCTAGTCTATGGCTATGGAGATAGAGAGGAAATAACCATGATTGCAGTATGGAGGGGAAAAGATTCAGTAAAGAAGCTGATCATCAGTATTAGTTAATGATTCTCCTCAAGAGGAAGTAGGCTAAGCCCTGAAGTGGAATAGCTTGAGCAATGAGCAATACAGAGCTTTCAGAACATTCCTTTAAATGAAGGCACAGCAAAACTAAATTAGTCATGTCAAACGAGGACCTGTGCAATGGTGGCATTCCAGTATGTAGACCAAAGTCTATGTCTAGAGATCATGCCAGGAGGTAAACCAGGAGAGAATCCTAGGGAAGAGGCCAGTATCCATAGAGATTCAAACAAGACAGGAGAGAAGTAAATTTTCCAGGAGTTGGAATTAGAGGTAAGAGAAGGTGGTCACATTTAGCACTTGCTCTATAAAGTAGAGCTTAATCTTTTGTCTTAAAATGACCTTTTCTGAATTTCCCAGATCATTTAAAGTCATTTTGTACCTCAACCTCAAATTTGGAGAAGACACTACCACAACTAGGATCTTACTGCCACATATGCCTTTGGCACGTTCCTGGGGTGAGTGGACAGAGACAGGGTTCTCTGGCAAGTGACCATTGTGGAGGAGGGCTGAGGGAATTAGCACTGAAGGTCAGGGTCCTCCAACTGTTTCATGACTGCTGGATGCTCTTCTCTCCATTAAAGACCGTGTAGAGGGCTGGTACCCAAGAGAAGAGTGGAGAGATGAATCCGGCAATTAAGAACACCAGTGATTTCAGGATATAAAGGCAAATCCTGCCCTACTGTCTTccctaatttgaaaatataagcAACTACGTAAGGCTTAAATATCCCATGTGTATATAATGTCTTTATCTGAAAACGAGCAAACCCCCAGTGTAGAATTAGGATAATCTAATGTACAAAATCTTTCACTAATaggctttattaaaaaaaaaaaaaaaaaaagtcagcatcTGTCTTTCAATTACCTTGAACTAAAAATGTCCTGATAGCATCGAAGTAACCGCACGTGTGTGGTGTGCGCTGAACGCTAGCTTCCTGTTCCACACGTACCATGCTAATGCTTCCTGTGTCGTGACCGTTCCCAGCGCTGATTATACGCCCCGTTTTGCGGTGAAACCCGAGCTGTAACTGTCCTGCTCGAAATACATGGACAGCAAATGCTGCACCCAGGGTTCAAACGCGCGCTGTTCCGGGCCTCGCGCCTCACCGTTAACCTGGATTAAGTCCCTAACAGTATCACCACGTGACGTAACGCCGAAACGGCCCTCGGGCCCCACAACTTTAAAGTGGGGGGACTTGCTTCGCACGCACGTCGTTAGCCTTTCTGAAGGTGAACGACTATCCGCAACTCAAGACAGCAGCGCCGCCCCTCGGCGGCCACCACCGAGAGGACCGTCGGTCAGAGAGGCCGGAAGTGGCTCTGTGCCCCCCGGGGGCCGCCCCTCGGAGGCCGCGCAAAGGTTACCTCCAACAGCGCGAGGCCACCACCGAGAAGAGCGTCTCCCAGAGAGGCCGGAAGCGGCGCTGTGCCCCCGGTGGCCGCCCCTCGGAGGCCGTGCGGAGGTTACCTCCGGCAGCTTCTCCCCGAAAAGCTGGAAGCGGCCGACTTCCGCGGGTAGTTGCTACCCAGCTAGCGACAGGGTTGTATGGCGGCGGTGAGGGGCTCTGCGTGGCCTGAGGCGGGGACCGCGGCCAAGGGCGACGTCCACAGCGCCCGTCTCTCACTTCTCTGGGGCTGCTGGTGAGTTTAGGAACAATTCCGAGATGGCGATGGCGGCGGCGGCTACGGACCGCCCTGACGGGCCCCGGTGGCAGCGAGCCCGAGTGCGCCCTCCCGCGCGCGTTCGCCTGTGTGCTCCCCTCCGGAGGCGGCTGTGCGAGGCTCGGGCTCCCGGAGAGACAGGACCCTCAGACCTGCCCCTTCATGTTGGGGAACCTCGGCGCCCAGGGTGCCCGTTTTCTGGTCAGGATCAGAAAAGTCTTATCTGTAGATTTGCTTGTACTGCAAAACACCAGCATGTTTGCTTTGGtaactttcatttcattccatttgtAGTCAAGCCTCGCATTCTTTCCGTATTAGAAGTTTTAGTTTGTGCTTCCTGTCACACATTACAAGATTCACCAGGATTCTCGTTTCCCTTTACACTTAATCTTTCAGTGAagggtttttgcttttcttttctcttttttaagattttttgtttatttggggggaTGGAGCAAGAGTGAGACAcagctgaccgagccacccaggtgccccgcattcAGAGGGTTTCAAGACGACTAGTCGTATCTTTGGGATTCCTGtatgtacaaaattaaatttgcttttctcttgttaatcttaGGTCAATTTAGttattagaccagccaaagaacctagaagggaagaagagaaaatttccTGCCCTTAGCTGTACAAGGTAGGCATGTTACATCTACACGTGAGTAAGCTGGGGTGCTGACAGCCAGGTGAGAACATACTTTCTTGCTGGAACCAGAACTTGGCTCATAGCTCAAAAGCTGGCAGATGGCAGGGTCTGAAAATCAGGAACAAGGAACCCACCATGCCACCATGTTCTTACTCTGTTACTTCCCTGTGCTGGGCAACCACTTACTGGAAATGATGGCAGAAGCAAAAGGGAAGAAAGCAACACACTGCCAccacctttttctttctccttagtCCTCAGCAGCTCGAGTTGATAGAATGTATGCCTGTCAAGAAGTGGTGAGTCACCCTGCACTGTGTTTCCACTGACCTGAAATACATATGCACAAAGGAACTACAAAATATGAATTGTGTATAATTTGGTGATTCCTGATgcttttatatttgcatttaaaactggTATTGTCAACATAAGTGAACAGCAAAAttcatcattaaaattttaatttttgtttactttaaatgacattaaataataaaaatgccatGATGAGTCATGAGAAAGCCCATGGTAGGGGATAAATAGGTTTATATTTTAATACCTTTAACaatatgtttttcttcctttttgaacaAAGGGCCCCACATTTCCATTTTACACTAGTCCTGAAGATTATGTAGCTAATACTCCCTATGTGTATTTCTCTAAATACTTGCTTCTTTAGAGCAAACTTTTTATTGGTACTACTTTTGTCACCTAACGTAAACAGACAGCACAGATACAACTTATTATCTGAGACAGATACCTAAGGGAAAGAGCAAAGGATAATTTAAGCATGTCCCGGATTACATACTATGGGTCAACCTAAATCAAGGACCGTTTAACAGGGTCTATTCAAGAGAGATAATGCTAACACAGTAGAAATCCAGGACACAGATGAGAACAGTAGATCTTTGGCAGTGATTACACTGAAAATTATGAGAGCATTAGAGagttataatgtatataaaacactTTCAAAAGATATCTTCATTTAATGTCACAACTCATTCCTGTAAGATAGATACTATGTCCCCTGTTCAGAGGTGAAGAAACAGAAGCTcatagaggttaagtaacttgcctgtgATTTAAAATATAACCATGAGACAACTGACACAACTCCATGCAAAAGATGAAGCCTGATTTCCTTCCCCTTGAGTCTTGGCTGGACCTAGCGATATACTTGCAAAAATCAGAATATGGTGGGAGTGGTGGCAGAGACTAGGTCACAGAGAGCACTGCAGCATCCTTGATCTTTTGGATAACTCGTTTTGGGAGAAACCAGCTGCCAAACTGTGAGGACACTCAGGCATGCTGCCAAGAGCCATGTGAGGGAAGCAACTTGAAAGCCAATCCTCAGCTTTCTTCAGATGACTACAGCCCAGCCAAAATCTTGACTACTACCTCTTGAGAAACCCAGAACCAGAACATCCTATGAAGTCACTTCatattcctgacccacagaaaccataGGTATGTTTAAGATGGCAcatttgggggtaatttgttacatagcaataaaTATGAAGAGGAAATGACCACACTAGAAAGCTTTAGAGACAGAATAAGAGATTTCTCTGCTTGAGCATTGTCCCTAACAGACTCCAGATACTTTGATTTCAAATCCTATTTCCTCTTTACTAGATTACTCACTATAAGGATGAGAAAAGAATGATAAGAATCAAAAGGAGAATCAAAGCAAATGTAGAATTGAAGgatgaatgaacagaaaaagtaGTGAATTAGCAAGAGCTATGAAGTGTTAGAGTAAATCTGTCACCATAGGTTAATGCAACATTAAGTGAGGGACTGAGGAGGGAAAGACAGTAGACTGGAGAAAGTGGGGACAATGGCCATTGATAATAAAATGATCCAATAGAAATCTGAGAAAAGAAGAATAAGTAGTCAAATAGAAACCATCAGGAAAGTCTGATTCAGTACTGAACCTGATCCTGAAACAAGCCATGGACAATTTTTACTGAGGGTGAAGACAGATCTACAGTGATTTGGGAATTTACTAAACGCAGAACACCCTCAACATTTCAAGTCATTACAAGGGACTCCAAGGATCCATGTCTCTGTTTCTCATTTGTTGAGTCACAAACACCTTAAGACTGGAGTGCTAAAAGTTATTAAATCAGTGAGAGAGTCCAGTTTCCACATTTCAACAAGTTTTCACTATTACCTGCTGATTCAATAGCTCTCATTAAGGCTGATGACTTGTTATGTAAATGTTTATTACATGTTAGTGAATTTTGTGGAGGACATACACAGGCCACTCAGTTTTCTAAATTCTTCCTCCCCATAtgattctccttccctgtctATTTTAAGGCCCACTGTCCATTTAATAAAGCTCAGTGACTCCCCAGAAAACTTCACTGACCTCCCCAGACCAGGGTAAAAGTAACCAGTTTTAAATTCCTGACTACACCTTTGACGAATACAAAATGGGTGTCAGAAGAAGTACTCTGG
This genomic interval from Neovison vison isolate M4711 chromosome 1, ASM_NN_V1, whole genome shotgun sequence contains the following:
- the ZNF165 gene encoding zinc finger protein 165 isoform X1; amino-acid sequence: MTTESKKATAQNLQEHEGLLIVKIEEEDFVWRQDTSLQRSDPFRQELCRQLFRQFCYQDSAGPREALSRLRELCHQWLQPETHSKEQIVELLVLEQFLTILPEELQAWVQEHGPENGEEVVTLLEDLERGADEAVVQVPVHAHEQEILGKKVVPPGSALSVQLQPVDPKALRGSSAPLLQDGDNESENNGFMPKLDIFEKMESQRILSGRISGFMSEGTAEPQDICKSAGRLKKQWEKESGGAQRPSSAQDGGFSKILTHKNILTGSISHDGCERSLNLNSSELTHQKSCKHGTYDQSFKWNPDFIKHQRIYVGEKIHQYGTSLKSSNLIKHAAIFSGEKTHQCNECGKAFRHSSKLIRHQRIHTGERPYECNECGKGFGGSSDLIRHQRIHTGERPFECKECGRAFSLNSHLILHQRIHTREKPYECSECGKTFRVSSHLIRHLRIHTGEKPYECNECGRAFSQSSHLRQHQRIHKRENLLM
- the ZNF165 gene encoding zinc finger protein 165 isoform X2; this translates as MTTESKKATAQNLQEHEGLLIVKIEEEDFVWRQDTSLQRSDPFRQELCRQLFRQFCYQDSAGPREALSRLRELCHQWLQPETHSKEQIVELLVLEQFLTILPEELQAWVQEHGPENGEEVVTLLEDLERGADEAVVQVPVHAHEQEILGKKVVPPGSALSVQLQPVDPKALRGSSAPLLQDGDNESENNGFMPKLDIFEKMESQRILSGRISGFMSEGTAEPQDICSISHDGCERSLNLNSSELTHQKSCKHGTYDQSFKWNPDFIKHQRIYVGEKIHQYGTSLKSSNLIKHAAIFSGEKTHQCNECGKAFRHSSKLIRHQRIHTGERPYECNECGKGFGGSSDLIRHQRIHTGERPFECKECGRAFSLNSHLILHQRIHTREKPYECSECGKTFRVSSHLIRHLRIHTGEKPYECNECGRAFSQSSHLRQHQRIHKRENLLM